Below is a genomic region from Fusarium oxysporum Fo47 chromosome XI, complete sequence.
ATAGCTGAAGACATGGTGGTTTTCTTGGCGGGATTGGCTCTGTTAGGAATTGTAGACTTTGATGTTTGGGTTGAAGTCTTGGCCTTCGTGAGTCGATTCTGGGGCTGGAGTTCTGTTAGCTAAGAAACCATGAAAGAATAAATTAGCTTGGGAACATACCGTATACCGGGATTGAAAGTGAGTGGCAAAGGTTGGAAGAGGGAGATCGATGGGATAGAGAATGGTCAAGGAGAGAAGGATGCGATGCCAATGCGCTAAGGTCTGTGCCatggagagaagagatgaaAGAGAGTACGCTTTGAGGGCACAGGAAATCTGCAGGTGGCTCGGATGCTAAAAAGCACAGCTGTGATTCACAAATATTGGATGAATGGACCACTTACTCACCAGAGGAAGCGTCAACGTTTTCTTATGAAAATCTAGTCTTAAGACGGGATGTTGGGGTGTCTATGTTATCATTCATTTGTGATACTAACCATGACATGCATAAGATAACTATGTGAGACCAGAAGGTTCTTCAATCTTATTCGGCAATGGGTTGCAAACGATACTGTTTTGCTTCTATAAAGGAGTAACTTGAAGCATTTACTGTCACCCATAAAGCCAGACTTTGCCATTGGTTAATTGCTGTTTCTTATGTTTAAAGTTGTCACGAATACCAAACGGCCTTTGCTCATATCAATTCATTGCTAAACTCTGTTTCTCAAGATATTTTCTGCTGGTCAGCGAACGAGGGTGTGGTGACCTCTATTGCAAAGTTATAGCATTCTTTGGCCTGCACTTCACGGCCTGTTCTTTGTAGACGTCAGTCACATGCTCCTCGGGGACTGAGAGATCATTTACCTGCATAGCATCTAGTTCCTTTTGTTTCATGGTGAAGCTTGAAGCAGGCTGCTCCATTGCTTGTCATAGCATCAGGAGCTTGCAGCACGAGGGAGGCAATCCTCTATGAGCTTCGGTGCCCATACGGTTCAAATGGGAACGAAGCCGAGACGGCTGCCATCGCAAGGAACAACGCAGCACAGACATACAGCGGGGCAGGCGTGTCGGTGTTAGCTTCACTCGCGACAACAGCTGATACAATTCCCATCACTCGATTGCACGCGACAGCAATAGCACTTCCAGTGGCACGATGAGCACTTGGCAAAACCTCAGGAGTGTAGGCATAAAGAGTGCCGTAGTAGATGTTGATGCAGAAGGCGATCAGGCAAGTGAAAGTGATGTCCTGCACAGATGTCTTCACAGAAGTAtaggcgaagaagaaggccatgcTGATCAAAGCGCCGATGACCATGGTGTACTTACGGCcgagcttggtgttgcacATGAAGCCAGCGACGACGGGACCTGGGATACCGCTGATGTTTGTCAGAGCATAGTTGCGCCAGATTTCGAACTTTGAGCGGTTGAAGACTGCGCCTCTGCTTGCCAGATACGAGCTATGATAATGTTAATACTGTTAGAAGCACGAAGCGGGGAGGGGTCTCATGTTTCAAGTGCATGAAGAAAGATGACAACTCACGGAAGGAAGACGTAGAAAAGAGGGTAGGCAAGACCGATCAGTGTCCAAGACAGAAAGATGCTGGCGGTTGAGATAGTCATCTTCTTGGTGCTGAAGAGACCTCGAATATGGATCATTGTCTCGCTTATCGAGAATCGGTTCTTGCTGTGAGCTGAAGTGATAGTTCCGCAGGCAGCAAGATCCTGCAAGGTAAGAGAGCAAGTACGATTGTACTTGGTCGCCAGGTATTGGAATGTCTCGAtcacttcttcctctttgccAACACCCAGCAGGTACTTGGGTGTTTCGCGCAGCCTGATAACGGTGACTCGAAGAAGCGATAGAAAGAAGACTAGGGCGCCGCCTGTGAACATGACATATCGCCAGCCCATGTTATTACCTCGTGTACAagtctcaacatcaacgcAGTTCCAACGTTCGGGAACCATGAATCCCCAAGCGATGAAACCAGCAATCGCCTGGCCGAAGCCCCACCAACATGCCATGAGAGTTAAAAGCCATTGTTTGTTACTCGGGAGGTACTCCAGAAAAACAGCTGTATCCATGACGAGGTTTCCGCCAGCACCAAAGCTAAGCAACGCGACGAAAAACCCAAGGGATGGCCAGTTGGGCATTCCGCCAGCAATGATGCAGCTGACTGAGCAGAGAAAGAGCGTAATGTTGAAGGCATACTTTCGCCCAATAATGTCGGCACCAAAACCCCAGAAAAGAGCGCCTGTCAACATTCCGACATAAGCTGCAATTGTCATGCCGTTGGCGTAGCCCTTTTCACCAAATTCACGGAAGGCTTGTGTGGCAATGATGGATTGGAAGAGAGTGATCATTGAATCAACAGCGTAACTTCACGAAAGAACCAGTCGGCAGTCAGCGGGTGTTGTAATCTGAAGGGTAATCGAAAGCAGGTCGTGCTTCTCCAAGAGGTCATACCCAAAGCCGTTTAAGAAGAATAACTTTAGGTGATACGGGGTCCAACCAATTTCGTCAATGGCCTGGCTCGAGTCAGTTCCTTCCTGGTTACGAAACTTGGAGATGTCTTTCTCACATCGTTGACGAGTCGCATTTTCTGATTGAAAGCAGGGTCGAGATCTTgcaagtcaagaagatcctgTTGACTGCCAACCTTGACATCGACAGTCCCATAGTTAGGGCCATTCTGCTCCTCCAAACCATCCTGGCTCTTTTTCACAGAAGACATGATTGAGATTTTCACCGAATGACTGAAAAattaagaagaagaagaataaaaaagCGCAAGATGATCATGAGAAAAAGAAGTCGCGTGGGCTTTATCTCAGAGACCCGATGATCCTGGACGAATAGAGCATGGTCAGTGTTAATTTACAGGTAACCTTCCGAAAAACCTGCTAATCCATGCCTCTAGCTGCATTGAGACTGTACCAAGATATGATCACGTCCAATGACAGACGAGAGATTAATCACGCGCCGAGGATGCCAATGTTTGTGTGGCCGTCGCCTTTTCAGGAATCGTTACCTGCAGAAAATGTCCATCACGTTTATCGTTGGACGTTTCATCGGAATTTTAATTGCTTTGGGGAGCACGTGGGCGTTGAACAATTTCGGCGAATTGAGCTCACAAATTGACGGCTCCAACACTTGGTTGAAAATGGTGTATCATAATTTTGGTTGTCTCCGATAGCCGATGGCCCGCGGGTAAGCTCAATGGCAATCCCAGGGTCGAAAGAGGGGTTGCAGCAAGATCGACATCTTCTGCAGCTGGGGTTGCGTCAATTGAACTTTCACATATAACACTGATGGACGAAATTGATCGTGATATATTATCAGATAAGACCTCTCCTATGTTAGCGTCAGCCAGGCATTATGCTTCTCTACCACGGCATTCCCAGGAGCTAGGTATCTGAGATCTAACAATGCACTGCCGCCGCTTGTTCGCCATTCAGTCACGGATAGAGAGCACCAGTGTTCTGAGTGTACCAATTAATGATATTCGCTCTATGTAATGGGATAACATAATTCAGACGCTAAAAAAACGAAACCAGTCTATCCGTCGCATGGTTTTGTCCTCACTTCCTGTGTCGGTATTCCTCGGGACTCTCATACGACGACAACTCCCTGTCCTCGATATCTGCCGGCTTGCGCTCCTTCTGCAAATGCTTGACATACCAAATCATGAAAATAAGCATAACCAGGGCCATCAGAATGGCATCAAAGACATATAAGTAGACCTCATGAGAGATCAGGTATCCCTTGTTTCCTTGAAGGTACTCCACCACCCTGAAGATACTTCGGACAAGAATTAGGAAACTCGTGGCATAAAGAACGTAAAGGTATCTCGCCCAGGGTACATCGCCTCGTAGTGACTCAGGTGTCGGAGATTTGAGTAGTCGAGTATGGAAGAGGATTGAGGTGATGACGAAAAAGCCGAAGACGACGATTTGGACGAAGAGAccggcgatgatgatctttTCGCCCAGGTTGTAGAGGTCCAAGGTACCAGCTGACTGGATACCTCCGCCGCCGGCTTGTAGACTGAAGGCGATAACGTCGCCAGTGACGAAAATGCGTGTCACCCACTTGACGGGCACAAGAGATAGATGGGCAGCTCCGACTGTTCGAATCAAGCGTCCGAGGATCATGTAAATCGAGGCGGCGAAGAGTGCGGGAGCGACGAGAATAGGAATGGCTTGTAGCACGAAGCCACCAACTGAGAGCTTGTCAAAGTGACTCCATATTCTTCCAGCATATCCAATAGTCTCGACTGAAGAAACAAACGTTAGTGATGTCGACAGCGTAATCTGGAGAATTGGTAGACCTACAAAAGCCGCCAATGACAAAAGGTGTAAAATAATAAGCGCGAACTCGAATCAATCGCCAAGTGTGTAGCACCGAAAGAACCGCAAAGACAACGGTGCTGACGACTGCTGCTGGCAGAGAAGGATCGTAGCGATAAAGCTTGAAGTCAAAGCCTGCGGTTTCGGTGtctgccatgatgaagagaaaggaaagTAAACGGTTTAGAGATTAAAGACCCAGTGAATGGGGAATCATGCTAGGAAAGGGCACTCTTTAAAACTATATACATAACACAAGCTGGGGACACTAGGCTATGCCGAGCCGCAGTGGGCTTGCACGGAATGCATGAGTAGGGAGGCGCGTAACGGGAACGAAGCTTAACGAGGTCGGAGAATAAACGAGGAGCGGGTTTATCCCTGGTCACTTTTGGCAGGGTTGAGCCTAGATTCAGCGGATCTAACATGAATCTCCGAAGATACAAGGATGAAAGGAAATAACTGTTAATTATTTCTTTGTTGTATATCATATCCGCATCCTGGGGTATTTCACCAATGTCGCATCATATTTTGCTCCTGAGAATGGGAGGGgggtttctttttctttttcgtatTACGGCTGAGTTTTCTTCCCACAAAACATGATTCGCGTCAAAGGAGTCAGATCTCC
It encodes:
- a CDS encoding major facilitator superfamily domain-containing protein, translating into MSSVKKSQDGLEEQNGPNYGTVDVKFRNQEGTDSSQAIDEIGWTPYHLKLFFLNGFGYAVDSMITLFQSIIATQAFREFGEKGYANGMTIAAYVGMLTGALFWGFGADIIGRKYAFNITLFLCSVSCIIAGGMPNWPSLGFFVALLSFGAGGNLVMDTAVFLEYLPSNKQWLLTLMACWWGFGQAIAGFIAWGFMVPERWNCVDVETCTRGNNMGWRYVMFTGGALVFFLSLLRVTVIRLRETPKYLLGVGKEEEVIETFQYLATKYNRTCSLTLQDLAACGTITSAHSKNRFSISETMIHIRGLFSTKKMTISTASIFLSWTLIGLAYPLFYVFLPSYLASRGAVFNRSKFEIWRNYALTNISGIPGPVVAGFMCNTKLGRKYTMVIGALISMAFFFAYTSVKTSVQDITFTCLIAFCINIYYGTLYAYTPEVLPSAHRATGSAIAVACNRVMGIVSAVVASEANTDTPAPLLALWVTVNASSYSFIEAKQLKNLLVSHSYLMHVMTPQHPVLRLDFHKKTLTLPLTLAHWHRILLSLTILYPIDLPLPTFATHFQSRYTLTELQPQNRLTKAKTSTQTSKSTIPNRANPAKKTTMSSAMSEKSTSRSKRNSPKRSLASGSVTSDAKRRKSEHVKKFTEMKLEDIEQIFQNSRNALNKAEELYQDAEKRAYREAGNLHGCDKSHDRCASDTKQKKELFANETKLLMWDNVANMAVENLKEDDLEHLFQFQG
- a CDS encoding RTA1 like protein-domain-containing protein, which translates into the protein MADTETAGFDFKLYRYDPSLPAAVVSTVVFAVLSVLHTWRLIRVRAYYFTPFVIGGFFETIGYAGRIWSHFDKLSVGGFVLQAIPILVAPALFAASIYMILGRLIRTVGAAHLSLVPVKWVTRIFVTGDVIAFSLQAGGGGIQSAGTLDLYNLGEKIIIAGLFVQIVVFGFFVITSILFHTRLLKSPTPESLRGDVPWARYLYVLYATSFLILVRSIFRVVEYLQGNKGYLISHEVYLYVFDAILMALVMLIFMIWYVKHLQKERKPADIEDRELSSYESPEEYRHRK